Proteins encoded together in one Vigna angularis cultivar LongXiaoDou No.4 chromosome 5, ASM1680809v1, whole genome shotgun sequence window:
- the LOC108340617 gene encoding protein disulfide-isomerase 5-4 has translation MISATKLKSVDFYRKIPRDLTEASLSGAGLSILAALFMMFLFGMELSNYLTVSTSTSVIVDKSSDHDYLRIDFNISFPALSCEFASVDVSDVLGTNRLNITKTVRKFSIDSNLRPTGSEFHSGTFANAVKHDDEVEGESVEGSLALTTHNFDNYVHQFPITVVNFYAPWCSWCQRLKPAWEKTAKLMKERYDPEIDGRIILAKVDCTLEADLCRRNHIQGYPSIRIFRRGSDVRSEHGHHEHESYYGDRDTESLVQFMESLVASLPTASQKPAALEDKSNAAENAKRPAPSAGGCRIEGYVRVKKVPGNLIISARSDSHSFDASQMNMSHVINNLFFGKKVTPRAMSDVKLLIPYIGSSHDRLSGRSFSNTRDFGANVTIEHYIQIVKTEVVNRKGHRLIEEYEYTAHSSVAHSVDIPVAKFHLELSPMQVLITENQRSFSHFITNVCAIIGGVFTVAGILDSILHNTIRMMKKVELGKNF, from the exons ATGATTTCTGCAACTAAGCTCAAATCCGTTGATTTTTACAG AAAAATCCCGAGAGATTTGACTGAGGCATCGTTATCGGGAGCGGGACTATCCATATTGGCAGCTCTCTTCATGATGTTTTTGTTTGGAATG GAACTAAGTAATTATTTGACTGTTAGCACCTCCACATCTGTGATTGTTGACAAGAGTTCTGATCATGACTATTTACGTATCGATTTCAATATCAG TTTTCCTGCACTCTCTTGTGAGTTTGCATCAGTTGATGTGAGTGATGTGCTGGGAACA AACAGGCTCAATATAACAAAAACAGTTCGGAAGTTTTCTATTGATTCAAATTTAAGACCCACTGGATCTGAGTTTCATTCAGGTACATTTGCAAATGCTGTAAAGCATGATGATGAAGTAGAAGGAGAATCTGTTGAAGGTTCATTAGCACTTACAACacataattttgataattatgtTCATCA GTTCCCAATTACAGTTGTAAATTTTTATGCACCTTGGTGTTCCTGGTGTCAGCGTTTg AAACCTGCATGGGAGAAAACAGCTAAACTTATGAAAGAGAG GTATGACCCAGAAATCGATGGGCGCATTATTTTGGCAAAGGTGGATTGCACTCTAGAGGCAGATTTATGCAGGAG GAATCATATTCAAGGATATCCATCCATTCGAATCTTCCGTAGAGGAAGTGATGTCAG AAGTGAACATGGGCATCACGAACACGAGTCCTATTATGGCGATCGTGATACAGAAAGCCTTGTCCAG TTTATGGAGAGTTTAGTTGCATCTCTCCCAACAGCATCTCAAAAGCCAGCAGCTCTGGAAGATAAGTCTAATGCTGCAGAAAATGCAAAAAGGCCAGCACCATCAGCGGGTGGATGTAGAATTGAGGGATATGTGCGAGTGAAAAAG GTTCCAGGAAATTTGATCATCTCAGCTAGATCTGATTCCCATTCTTTTGATGCTTCTCAAATGAACATGTCACATGTCATAAACAACTTgttttttggaaagaaagtgACGCCTAGGGCCATGAGTGATGTgaagctcttgataccatacaTAGGTAGCAGCCATGATAGGCTCAGTGGCCGGTCATTCTCTAATACTCGTGATTTCGGAGCAAATGTTACT ATAGAGCATTATATTCAGATAGTTAAAACAGAGGTTGTGAATAGAAAAGGTCACAGATTAATCGAGGAGTACGAGTACACAGCGCACAGCAGTGTGGCTCACAGTGTTGACATTCCTGTTGCGAAGTTTCATCTTGAGCTCTCCCCAATGCAG GTCTTAATAACAGAAAACCAGAGgtctttttcacattttattacTAATGTCTGTGCCATTATTGGAGGTGTTTTCACG GTAGCTGGAATTTTGGACTCGATTCTGCACAACACTATCAGAATGATGAAAAAAGTTGAGCTTGGGAAAAATTTTTGA